In one Candidatus Planktophila versatilis genomic region, the following are encoded:
- the hisD gene encoding histidinol dehydrogenase, with amino-acid sequence MIRTLDLRGKSLDKAGYQSLLPRATLDVAQAMVAIEPILKRVREGSEADLIALAQEFDGVTPASIRVPQSALDDALAQLDPAIRTALEVSAARIRIVHNDQIRTDSKTTVVDGGIVTEKWIPVDRVGLYVPGGRAVYPSSVMMNVIPAQIAKVSSIAVASPPQKEFGGLPHPTILATCALLGITEVYAVGGAQAIALFGYGMKDLCAKCDLVTGPGNIYVAAAKRALRGIIGIDSEAGPTEIAILADESAIAAEVAADLISQAEHDVIAAAVLVTTSESLAAVVIAELKVRVAKTKHAERIRTALSGIQSAIALVDSIEQGLDVVNAYAAEHLEIQTKNASVDALQIRNAGAVFIGRFSPVSLGDYSAGSNHVLPTGGCACHSSGLSVQTFLRGLHFIEYDQKAFTDIASTVITLAEAEDLPAHGEAMTARLENL; translated from the coding sequence GTGATTCGCACCCTTGATTTGCGTGGAAAGAGCCTTGATAAGGCTGGCTATCAAAGCCTGCTTCCACGGGCCACGCTAGATGTGGCACAAGCAATGGTTGCAATCGAACCTATTTTAAAGCGCGTTCGCGAGGGTAGTGAAGCAGACCTGATTGCACTCGCTCAAGAATTCGATGGCGTTACACCAGCATCAATCAGAGTTCCACAATCAGCACTAGATGACGCACTTGCCCAATTAGATCCGGCAATTCGTACCGCGCTAGAAGTTTCTGCCGCGCGCATTCGCATAGTGCACAACGATCAGATTCGCACAGATTCCAAGACCACCGTTGTCGATGGCGGCATCGTCACTGAAAAATGGATACCGGTTGATCGCGTGGGACTTTATGTTCCAGGTGGGCGCGCGGTCTATCCAAGTAGCGTGATGATGAATGTCATTCCGGCCCAGATAGCAAAAGTATCTAGTATCGCTGTTGCTTCACCGCCACAGAAGGAGTTTGGCGGCCTGCCACACCCAACAATTCTTGCAACGTGTGCGCTCCTTGGAATCACAGAAGTTTATGCAGTCGGGGGAGCGCAAGCGATAGCACTCTTTGGCTATGGCATGAAAGATCTCTGCGCCAAGTGCGATTTGGTCACTGGACCTGGAAACATCTATGTCGCCGCTGCCAAGCGTGCACTTCGTGGAATCATCGGAATTGATTCAGAGGCTGGTCCTACTGAGATTGCTATCTTGGCTGATGAAAGTGCAATCGCAGCAGAAGTTGCGGCAGATCTAATTAGCCAAGCTGAACACGATGTGATTGCCGCCGCGGTATTAGTAACCACATCAGAATCACTTGCGGCAGTTGTGATTGCCGAGCTAAAGGTGCGAGTGGCAAAGACGAAACACGCAGAGCGCATAAGAACTGCGTTATCAGGAATTCAGTCGGCGATAGCACTTGTTGATTCAATCGAACAGGGTCTGGATGTTGTCAACGCCTATGCAGCCGAGCATTTAGAGATTCAGACAAAAAATGCGAGTGTCGATGCGTTGCAGATTCGCAATGCTGGCGCAGTATTTATCGGTCGCTTCTCACCAGTATCACTCGGTGATTACTCGGCAGGCTCTAACCATGTATTGCCCACCGGGGGATGCGCCTGTCACAGCAGTGGACTTTCAGTGCAAACTTTCTTACGAGGGCTACATTTCATCGAGTATGACCAGAAGGCATTTACAGATATTGCAAGTACTGTCATTACTCTTGCCGAAGCTGAAGATCTTCCGGCTCACGGTGAAGCGATGACTGCTCGATTGGAAAATTTATGA
- a CDS encoding histidinol-phosphate transaminase, with the protein MSQDWPSWLPLRGNLRELSAYGAPQLPADAVLNTNENPYAPSPELAQAIAARVLTVASTLNRYPDRDALALRTKLAEFVNNLSATSFTSRNIWAANGSNEIIQSLFLAFGGGSAIGFTPSYSMHPLIARVCQVAWTNGSRRADYSLDIDSAVAQIQSSKPSLTFITTPNNPTGSAVTFDEIEKLAINSPGLLVVDEAYAEFSDEASAITLIEKYPHVVVIRTMSKAFSFAGARVGYLVAHPSVIDAMFLVRLPYHLSALTQAAAEVALDFSTELLATVDQLRSARNQMAQELEELGLTVLPSSANFLLFTGFEQSSPELWQALLDRGVLIRDVGLLGYLRVTIGNVAENKKFIDSLSACLGVEI; encoded by the coding sequence ATGAGTCAGGATTGGCCGTCGTGGTTGCCCTTGCGCGGTAATTTACGCGAGCTCTCAGCCTATGGCGCTCCACAGTTACCCGCCGATGCAGTCTTAAATACCAATGAAAATCCATACGCGCCATCACCTGAACTGGCGCAGGCAATTGCCGCGCGGGTATTAACTGTTGCTAGTACCTTAAATCGCTATCCAGATCGCGATGCGCTAGCACTGCGCACCAAGTTGGCAGAGTTTGTGAACAATCTATCTGCGACCTCTTTCACATCTAGAAATATTTGGGCTGCTAACGGCAGCAATGAAATTATTCAATCACTCTTTCTAGCCTTCGGTGGGGGATCAGCTATCGGCTTTACTCCCTCCTATTCGATGCACCCCCTCATTGCGCGCGTGTGTCAGGTTGCGTGGACCAATGGTTCTCGCAGAGCTGATTACTCACTTGATATCGATAGCGCAGTTGCTCAGATTCAAAGCTCAAAGCCTTCCTTAACTTTTATTACAACTCCGAATAATCCAACGGGATCTGCAGTCACCTTCGATGAAATCGAGAAGTTAGCTATCAACTCACCTGGATTGCTTGTCGTTGATGAGGCCTATGCAGAGTTCTCTGATGAAGCATCTGCCATAACTCTGATTGAGAAATATCCACACGTGGTCGTCATTCGCACCATGAGCAAGGCTTTCTCATTCGCCGGTGCGCGAGTGGGATATCTCGTTGCCCACCCATCGGTAATCGATGCCATGTTTTTAGTTCGCTTGCCGTATCACCTGAGCGCTCTGACTCAAGCTGCCGCCGAGGTGGCCCTCGATTTCAGCACCGAACTATTGGCGACAGTGGATCAACTTCGCAGCGCTCGAAATCAGATGGCGCAGGAGTTAGAGGAATTGGGACTCACCGTTCTTCCAAGCAGCGCCAACTTCCTGCTCTTCACCGGTTTTGAGCAGTCATCGCCTGAACTCTGGCAGGCACTGCTTGATAGAGGAGTTCTCATTAGAGATGTGGGATTATTGGGCTACCTAAGAGTCACCATTGGCAATGTGGCCGAGAATAAGAAATTTATAGATTCACTATCGGCATGTCTAGGAGTAGAAATATGA
- the hisB gene encoding imidazoleglycerol-phosphate dehydratase HisB: MRTARVERTTKESSVLVELNLDGSGEISVDTGVPFFDHMLSQLGKHSGFNLTVKTSGDVDVDSHHTVEDTSLAFGQALREALGDKAGIRRFGDAMVPLDEVLVQAAVDLSGRPYLVHRQPEIVELIGTFDTTLGKHIWESIVAEARIALHVRVLEGRNAHHVFEAQFKAVARALRDAVAIDPRVAGIPSTKGSL; the protein is encoded by the coding sequence ATGAGAACAGCACGCGTTGAACGCACTACGAAAGAGTCGAGTGTTCTAGTTGAACTTAACCTCGATGGCTCTGGTGAGATCTCAGTAGATACCGGCGTTCCCTTCTTTGATCACATGCTTTCACAGCTCGGAAAACACTCTGGATTTAATCTCACCGTGAAGACATCAGGTGATGTCGATGTTGATTCACACCACACTGTGGAAGATACCTCTCTTGCTTTTGGTCAGGCTCTTCGCGAGGCGCTAGGTGATAAAGCTGGCATCCGACGTTTTGGTGATGCGATGGTTCCACTCGATGAGGTTCTAGTTCAGGCAGCTGTGGATCTTTCGGGTCGTCCATATTTAGTGCACCGTCAACCAGAAATTGTGGAATTGATTGGAACATTTGATACCACACTGGGTAAGCACATTTGGGAATCCATCGTTGCAGAGGCTCGAATTGCACTGCATGTGCGAGTTCTTGAAGGGCGCAACGCCCACCACGTTTTCGAAGCGCAATTTAAAGCGGTGGCACGTGCGCTGCGCGATGCCGTTGCAATTGATCCACGAGTTGCAGGGATTCCTTCAACAAAGGGATCTCTCTAA
- the hisH gene encoding imidazole glycerol phosphate synthase subunit HisH, which produces MIAILDYGSGNLRSAQRAFETSGKEVLITSDYETALNAEGLVVPGVGAFAACMQGLLNVRGDQIVRERYAAKRPTLGICVGMQILFARGIEHGEHAGVGMWGATVEKLNAPILPHMGWNTVRPAAGSTLFAGVEDQSFYFVHSYAAKESAGVMSTLAHHGEDFIAAIEDGALSATQFHPEKSSDAGLHVIKNWTQTL; this is translated from the coding sequence GTGATTGCAATTCTCGATTACGGCTCTGGAAACCTTCGCTCGGCGCAACGCGCCTTTGAAACATCCGGTAAAGAAGTTCTTATTACTTCTGACTATGAAACTGCGCTGAATGCTGAAGGCTTAGTCGTTCCGGGTGTGGGTGCATTTGCTGCCTGCATGCAAGGACTTCTCAATGTCCGCGGAGATCAGATTGTGCGTGAGCGTTATGCAGCAAAGCGTCCAACACTAGGAATATGTGTCGGTATGCAGATCCTTTTTGCACGCGGCATTGAACATGGCGAGCATGCGGGAGTTGGAATGTGGGGTGCCACTGTTGAAAAACTCAACGCACCGATATTGCCGCATATGGGATGGAATACCGTCCGTCCTGCTGCAGGTAGCACGCTCTTTGCAGGAGTTGAAGATCAATCATTTTATTTCGTGCACTCATATGCAGCAAAAGAATCGGCGGGAGTGATGTCCACCCTTGCCCATCATGGTGAAGATTTCATTGCCGCCATAGAAGATGGTGCGCTGAGCGCTACCCAATTTCACCCAGAAAAGTCATCCGATGCCGGATTACATGTAATTAAGAATTGGACGCAGACGTTATGA
- the priA gene encoding bifunctional 1-(5-phosphoribosyl)-5-((5-phosphoribosylamino)methylideneamino)imidazole-4-carboxamide isomerase/phosphoribosylanthranilate isomerase PriA — MSYLELLPAVDVKDGRAVRLVQGELSAETAYGNPLEVALEFQAAGAEWLHLVDLDAAFGIGENSAQLAEVVGRLDIKVELSGGIRDDESLARALATGCTRVNLGTAALENPEWTARVIAEHGDRIAVGLDVRGHVLAARGWTKEGGDLFETIERLERDGCARYVVTDVTKDGTLQGPNIGLLKEVCAVTSKPVVASGGISSLADIAALSALNSLGLEGAIVGKALYAGAFTLAQALEQTRS; from the coding sequence ATGAGTTATTTAGAGCTACTTCCAGCAGTGGATGTCAAAGATGGTCGCGCCGTCAGGCTTGTCCAAGGCGAACTCAGCGCCGAGACTGCTTACGGAAATCCATTGGAAGTTGCTCTGGAATTTCAAGCAGCAGGGGCCGAATGGTTGCACCTGGTAGATCTCGATGCCGCCTTCGGAATCGGTGAGAACAGTGCGCAGTTAGCCGAAGTTGTTGGCCGACTCGATATCAAGGTAGAACTTTCCGGTGGAATTCGTGATGATGAATCACTTGCGCGAGCACTTGCAACTGGATGTACTCGCGTCAATCTTGGAACTGCAGCGTTAGAAAATCCAGAGTGGACTGCTCGCGTGATTGCCGAACATGGTGATCGGATTGCGGTGGGCCTTGATGTGCGCGGACATGTGCTTGCTGCACGTGGATGGACCAAAGAAGGTGGAGATCTCTTTGAAACTATTGAGCGCTTAGAGCGTGATGGATGTGCGCGCTATGTGGTTACTGATGTAACTAAAGATGGAACTCTGCAAGGACCAAATATTGGGTTACTTAAAGAGGTGTGTGCTGTTACTTCAAAGCCAGTAGTTGCATCGGGTGGAATTTCATCTTTGGCAGATATCGCCGCACTTTCGGCGCTGAACTCACTTGGCCTAGAAGGTGCGATTGTTGGTAAGGCGCTCTACGCCGGTGCCTTCACTCTTGCCCAAGCACTCGAGCAGACACGATCATGA
- the hisF gene encoding imidazole glycerol phosphate synthase subunit HisF: MSLSVRIIPCLDVTDGRVVKGVNFTDLVDAGDPVEMAALYNKEGADELTFLDISASVAGRETTLDVVRRTAEQVFIPLTVGGGIRTVEDVDRLLRAGADKISINTAAIARPELISEIADRFGSQVLVISIDARRARTESGFEVTTHGGRQSAGIDALTWVEKACALGVGEILLNSMDADGTRAGYDIGMIKAVRAVSKVPLIASGGAGTLEDFSAALDAGADALLAASVFHFGVHRIGDVKKYLTAHNYSVRNTQSA; the protein is encoded by the coding sequence ATGAGTCTTTCCGTACGAATCATTCCGTGCCTTGATGTCACTGATGGACGAGTGGTGAAGGGAGTTAACTTCACAGATCTTGTAGATGCGGGTGATCCGGTAGAAATGGCTGCGCTCTATAACAAAGAGGGCGCTGATGAACTCACCTTCTTAGATATTTCTGCAAGTGTTGCCGGGCGCGAAACAACTCTTGATGTGGTGCGCCGAACTGCCGAACAAGTTTTTATTCCACTGACGGTAGGCGGCGGTATTCGCACGGTGGAAGATGTGGACCGCTTACTACGTGCCGGTGCGGATAAAATCAGTATCAATACTGCCGCGATTGCTAGACCAGAACTCATCTCTGAAATTGCAGATCGTTTTGGTTCGCAAGTTCTTGTGATCTCTATCGATGCCCGCCGGGCACGAACTGAATCCGGTTTTGAAGTAACAACTCATGGCGGTCGCCAGAGTGCTGGTATTGATGCACTTACCTGGGTTGAAAAAGCGTGCGCACTAGGAGTCGGTGAAATATTGCTCAACTCAATGGATGCCGATGGAACTCGCGCCGGGTATGACATCGGAATGATCAAGGCAGTGCGAGCCGTGTCAAAGGTTCCTCTGATTGCAAGTGGAGGGGCGGGAACCCTGGAAGACTTCAGCGCCGCGCTGGATGCTGGGGCCGATGCCCTTCTTGCAGCAAGCGTCTTTCACTTTGGGGTGCATCGCATCGGGGATGTGAAGAAATATCTGACTGCTCATAATTATTCGGTGCGCAATACCCAGAGCGCGTAA
- the hisI gene encoding phosphoribosyl-AMP cyclohydrolase, whose translation MRAELSPEILALLKDPTTLIPAIAQDVNTREVLMLAYMNTEALALTLATGKATYFSRSRNEIWVKGETSGHTQMVHAVALDCDGDALLITVDQVGAACHTGDQTCFHQSLGDFS comes from the coding sequence ATGAGAGCTGAACTTTCCCCAGAAATACTCGCGCTCTTAAAAGACCCGACAACACTGATTCCTGCGATTGCCCAAGATGTTAATACCCGAGAAGTACTCATGCTTGCCTATATGAATACCGAAGCACTCGCGTTGACTCTTGCAACCGGCAAGGCAACTTACTTTTCCCGAAGTCGCAATGAGATTTGGGTTAAAGGGGAGACATCGGGTCATACCCAGATGGTGCATGCGGTGGCACTTGATTGTGATGGCGATGCACTTCTGATTACCGTCGACCAAGTGGGGGCCGCCTGTCACACCGGTGACCAGACTTGCTTTCACCAAAGCCTTGGTGATTTCTCATGA
- a CDS encoding anthranilate synthase component I has protein sequence MKIEEFRKHAQSHNVIPVYRKLLADGETPLNIYKKLAQNKPGTFLLESAEHGGVWSRYSFIGVKSQTTLTEKDGQALWIGKPPVGVPTGVDPLTALRQSVAHLKSPKIEGLPTLTGGLVGYMGYDAVRRLEKLPTSSARDIELPEIAFMLTSDLVVMDHSDGTIILIANAINWDGSSERVDDSYLDAVSRLDRMQKELLGPIAGDVSALPSFDKPIFDRNMSEQDFKSKVEIAKEEIRAGEAFQIVLSQRFAMPTSADALDIYRMLRLNNPSPYMYLFRFEDGYDVVGSSPEALVKVTGKQVMVHPIAGTRKRSDSIEEDVRLGEELLADPKERAEHLMLVDLGRNDLGRICAPGSVEVIDFMHIERYSHVMHIVSTVVGELASDKSPIDALFSVFPAGTLSGAPKPRAMEIIESLEPTRRALYGGAIGYFDFTGNIDTCIAIRTALVHNGIAYVQAGAGIVADSDPTAENDETLNKAAAVLGAIAAANEMKR, from the coding sequence ATGAAAATTGAAGAATTTCGCAAGCACGCACAATCTCACAATGTCATTCCGGTTTATCGAAAACTTCTTGCTGATGGCGAAACGCCACTTAATATTTATAAGAAGTTAGCTCAAAATAAGCCCGGGACCTTTCTGCTGGAGTCGGCAGAGCACGGGGGAGTATGGTCCCGATATTCATTTATCGGTGTGAAAAGTCAGACCACGCTGACCGAAAAAGATGGACAAGCGCTCTGGATTGGAAAACCTCCAGTGGGAGTCCCGACTGGAGTTGATCCACTGACAGCGCTACGTCAAAGTGTTGCCCATTTAAAGTCACCAAAAATTGAAGGCCTACCAACACTTACCGGTGGACTCGTTGGTTATATGGGCTATGACGCAGTGCGAAGACTAGAGAAGTTGCCGACAAGTTCTGCGCGCGATATTGAACTACCTGAAATCGCCTTCATGCTCACCAGTGATCTAGTTGTCATGGATCACTCAGATGGCACCATCATCTTGATTGCCAATGCAATCAACTGGGATGGATCAAGTGAGCGAGTCGATGATTCATATCTTGATGCAGTCTCTCGCTTAGACCGGATGCAAAAGGAGCTACTCGGTCCTATCGCTGGGGACGTGTCGGCCCTTCCTTCGTTTGATAAACCTATCTTTGATCGCAATATGAGCGAGCAGGATTTCAAAAGCAAGGTGGAAATCGCAAAGGAAGAGATTCGAGCTGGTGAGGCATTCCAAATAGTTCTCTCGCAGAGATTTGCTATGCCAACCTCAGCTGATGCGCTAGATATCTATCGCATGTTGCGCCTTAATAACCCCAGCCCATATATGTATCTCTTTAGATTTGAAGATGGATATGACGTTGTTGGTTCAAGTCCGGAAGCACTTGTGAAAGTGACCGGTAAGCAAGTGATGGTGCACCCCATTGCGGGAACTCGCAAACGCTCTGACTCTATTGAAGAAGATGTGCGATTAGGTGAAGAGTTACTGGCAGACCCCAAGGAGCGGGCAGAACATTTGATGTTGGTAGATCTGGGACGTAATGATTTAGGCCGCATCTGTGCACCTGGTTCAGTTGAAGTCATTGACTTCATGCATATCGAGCGGTATTCCCATGTGATGCACATTGTTTCTACCGTCGTGGGCGAACTTGCAAGTGATAAGTCACCGATTGACGCACTCTTTTCAGTCTTTCCTGCTGGAACACTTTCCGGAGCCCCGAAGCCACGTGCGATGGAGATTATTGAATCCCTTGAGCCCACACGTCGCGCGCTCTATGGTGGAGCAATCGGATACTTTGATTTCACCGGCAATATTGATACCTGTATCGCCATTCGAACAGCGCTGGTGCATAACGGGATCGCATATGTGCAAGCTGGCGCCGGAATTGTTGCGGACTCTGATCCCACTGCCGAAAATGATGAGACCCTTAATAAGGCAGCGGCTGTTTTGGGCGCTATCGCAGCTGCCAATGAGATGAAGCGATAG
- the trpC gene encoding indole-3-glycerol phosphate synthase TrpC, whose protein sequence is MSVLDSIIEGVREDLAMRRLPLSQIHEAMENAAKPLDAYAFLSQSEMNVIAEVKRSSPSKGALAPITDPAALAEQYQEAGASAVSVLTERRRFAGSLEDLDAVRARVTIPVLRKDFMVDEYQFLEARAHAADIVLLIVAALSRSQLKDFYDLSCELGMASLIEVHTAQELESAMEISPRMIGINSRNLKTLDVDTRAFADLIPQIPDEIIRVAESGISSRSDVQGAQNCGASVILVGEALVKSGDPISAMQELLGRR, encoded by the coding sequence ATGAGCGTTCTTGATTCAATTATTGAGGGCGTCCGTGAAGATCTTGCCATGCGTCGACTGCCGCTATCGCAGATTCATGAAGCGATGGAGAATGCAGCGAAACCATTAGATGCTTACGCATTCCTTTCACAATCTGAGATGAATGTGATTGCTGAAGTAAAGCGATCTTCTCCTAGTAAGGGTGCACTTGCACCCATTACAGATCCAGCTGCACTAGCAGAGCAATATCAAGAAGCGGGTGCATCTGCTGTCAGCGTTCTTACAGAGCGTCGTCGCTTTGCCGGCTCACTTGAAGATCTCGATGCGGTGCGGGCGCGCGTGACTATTCCAGTGCTTCGCAAAGACTTTATGGTTGATGAGTATCAATTCCTAGAAGCACGGGCACATGCCGCCGATATTGTGCTTCTTATTGTTGCTGCTCTTTCTCGTTCTCAACTCAAAGATTTCTATGACCTCTCCTGCGAACTTGGGATGGCCTCACTGATTGAAGTTCACACTGCGCAAGAGCTAGAAAGTGCGATGGAGATTTCACCGCGCATGATTGGCATCAATTCTCGCAACCTTAAGACTCTCGATGTCGATACCCGGGCCTTCGCTGATCTCATCCCGCAGATTCCCGATGAGATTATCCGAGTGGCCGAGTCTGGAATCTCGAGCCGAAGTGATGTTCAGGGTGCGCAAAACTGTGGAGCTTCTGTGATATTGGTCGGTGAAGCGCTGGTTAAGTCTGGGGATCCGATTTCTGCGATGCAGGAGTTGCTGGGTCGCCGGTAG
- the trpB gene encoding tryptophan synthase subunit beta, whose protein sequence is MTTTAENALAEIAGHFGPYGGRFVPEALIGALEELDAARIFAQTDPTFIAELAELHRTYTGRPSIITEAKRFAEHAGGARILLKREDLNHTGSHKINNVLGQALLTKRMGKKRIIAETGAGQHGVASATAAALMGLECVVYMGEEDTRRQSLNVARMKLLGAEVIPVTSGSRTLKDAINEAMRDWVTNVETTHYMLGTVAGPHPFPSMVRDFHKIIGEESREQVLALTGRLPDAVMACVGGGSNAIGIFHRFISDESVRLIGLEAAGDGVETGRHAATITGGSPGVLHGNRTYVLQDANGQTIESHSISAGLDYPGVGPEHAYLHDLGRAEYRAITDAQAMEAFSLLSKTEGIIPAIETAHALAGAMQVGKELGPDAIILINLSGRGDKDVQTAAQYFGIPL, encoded by the coding sequence ATGACTACGACTGCCGAGAACGCGCTAGCCGAGATAGCCGGACATTTTGGTCCCTATGGCGGTCGTTTCGTTCCCGAAGCACTGATCGGTGCACTGGAAGAGTTAGATGCGGCGAGAATTTTTGCCCAAACCGATCCAACTTTTATCGCCGAATTAGCAGAGCTACATCGCACTTACACCGGTCGTCCCAGCATCATTACAGAGGCAAAAAGATTCGCTGAGCATGCAGGTGGAGCGCGAATTCTGCTCAAGCGAGAAGATCTCAATCACACTGGAAGTCATAAAATAAATAACGTTTTAGGTCAAGCACTTCTGACAAAGCGAATGGGCAAGAAACGCATTATTGCTGAGACCGGTGCCGGTCAACATGGTGTTGCTTCAGCAACTGCTGCTGCATTGATGGGTCTTGAATGTGTTGTCTACATGGGCGAAGAAGATACAAGACGTCAATCACTGAATGTTGCGCGCATGAAGTTACTTGGCGCCGAAGTTATTCCAGTGACGTCTGGTTCTCGCACACTCAAAGATGCAATTAACGAAGCAATGCGCGATTGGGTAACCAATGTTGAGACAACGCATTACATGCTGGGCACAGTAGCCGGACCGCATCCATTCCCATCTATGGTCCGTGATTTTCATAAAATTATCGGCGAAGAATCTCGCGAACAAGTACTAGCGTTGACTGGGAGATTGCCAGATGCTGTCATGGCATGCGTGGGTGGTGGATCTAATGCAATTGGAATTTTCCATCGCTTTATTTCAGATGAATCTGTACGACTGATTGGTTTAGAAGCAGCAGGAGATGGTGTTGAAACTGGTCGACATGCAGCGACCATCACTGGTGGATCACCTGGCGTGCTCCACGGAAATCGAACTTATGTATTACAAGATGCCAATGGACAGACAATTGAATCTCATTCGATTTCGGCGGGTCTTGATTATCCGGGTGTGGGCCCAGAACATGCCTACCTTCATGACTTAGGTAGAGCGGAATACCGAGCTATCACTGACGCGCAGGCGATGGAAGCTTTCTCACTTCTTTCAAAGACTGAGGGAATCATTCCTGCGATTGAAACAGCACATGCTCTGGCTGGTGCAATGCAGGTGGGTAAAGAACTTGGTCCTGATGCAATTATTCTGATTAATCTCTCTGGCCGCGGAGATAAAGATGTGCAAACTGCGGCGCAGTATTTTGGAATTCCACTCTAA
- the trpA gene encoding tryptophan synthase subunit alpha, with translation MSTPLETLFTTVRSENRAALIAYIPAGFPTQEGCKKVIQAFVDGGVDAIEIGFPYSDPVMDGPTIQAAADRALSQGTGAKEVFEALKHATDLGVPAVVMTYWNPIEKYGVEKFAQAISDNGGSGVITPDLTIEESAAWTAAVAQSEINSIYVVAPSTKDARLASVTDHCSGFVYAASLMGVTGTRTSVSSGAPDLVARIRKSTDTAVAVGLGVSTREQAKGVAGYADGVIVGSAFINKLLESEDEASGLIAVRELAEQLAQGVREGR, from the coding sequence ATGAGCACACCGCTTGAAACCCTTTTCACCACTGTTCGCAGCGAAAATCGCGCAGCGCTTATTGCTTACATCCCGGCAGGTTTTCCCACTCAAGAGGGATGCAAAAAGGTAATTCAAGCATTTGTCGATGGTGGCGTTGATGCAATCGAAATCGGTTTTCCCTATAGCGATCCAGTGATGGATGGCCCAACGATCCAAGCTGCAGCCGATAGGGCGTTATCGCAGGGCACTGGGGCGAAGGAAGTTTTCGAAGCACTCAAGCACGCCACAGATTTAGGTGTGCCAGCAGTTGTGATGACATATTGGAACCCGATCGAAAAATACGGAGTAGAAAAGTTTGCCCAAGCGATTTCAGACAACGGTGGCTCTGGTGTTATTACTCCCGATTTAACTATAGAAGAATCAGCAGCCTGGACGGCCGCCGTTGCTCAAAGTGAAATTAACTCAATCTACGTTGTTGCACCAAGCACGAAAGATGCACGGCTTGCCAGTGTGACTGATCATTGCAGTGGTTTTGTCTATGCGGCTTCACTGATGGGTGTGACTGGAACACGCACAAGTGTTTCATCCGGTGCGCCAGATCTCGTTGCTCGGATTCGAAAGAGTACGGATACGGCGGTGGCGGTGGGACTCGGTGTTTCCACGAGAGAGCAAGCCAAGGGCGTGGCAGGGTATGCCGACGGCGTAATTGTCGGCTCAGCATTTATCAATAAACTTTTGGAGTCAGAAGATGAAGCAAGTGGTTTAATTGCTGTGCGTGAACTAGCGGAACAACTAGCACAAGGAGTACGTGAGGGACGATGA
- a CDS encoding MauE/DoxX family redox-associated membrane protein — MKAFMPWLGLAARLTLGGVLLVAGFLKYDEVDKSQMAVRAYEMLPVALANFIGIVLPFAEIGMGLLLILGAATRITAALSALLMVVFVIGISQAWARGLSIDCGCFGGGGQVEPGTANYITPLLRDTGLLALGIYLFRYPQSKFSLDKSSQKLILEKGI, encoded by the coding sequence ATGAAAGCATTTATGCCGTGGTTAGGTCTCGCTGCACGATTGACTCTAGGTGGAGTTCTACTTGTTGCCGGATTCCTAAAATACGATGAGGTAGATAAATCGCAGATGGCTGTGCGAGCCTACGAGATGCTTCCTGTCGCTCTAGCTAATTTCATCGGCATAGTTCTGCCATTCGCTGAAATCGGGATGGGTTTGCTTCTGATCCTCGGCGCAGCTACTCGAATCACAGCAGCGCTCAGCGCCTTGCTCATGGTGGTCTTTGTTATTGGCATCTCACAGGCGTGGGCGCGAGGCCTTTCTATCGACTGTGGCTGCTTTGGAGGGGGAGGCCAGGTTGAGCCTGGAACTGCGAATTACATCACTCCACTGCTACGAGACACCGGCCTATTGGCCCTTGGGATTTATCTTTTTCGCTATCCACAAAGTAAATTTAGCCTTGATAAATCGTCGCAGAAACTGATTCTAGAAAAAGGGATATGA